GTGCCCGAGTCGGAGGCGAGGATGGCGTCGGGGGCGGCCCAGCGGTCGACGACCCGCATCAGGTACTGGGGCTGGATGGGGTCGCGGGTCTGGTCCTCGAGCTCGTGGAGGCGTTCCCGCCAGGCGGCCATGCCGGTCTGGGCCTGCTCCAGGAACCCGCGGTCGGTCTTGCGCCGCAGCAGCGGCAGCAGCGCCCCCAGGGTCTCGGCGGCGTCCCCGAGCAGGGTGACCTCGGTGGCGTCCGAGCCGCCCAGGCGGGCCGGGTCGGTCTCGATCTGGACGGCCCTGACCTTGGCCGGGTCGGGCACGTTGGCCGGCCACGGGAAGCTGGTCCCGACCAGCAGCAGCGTGTCCGCGCCCTCCATGGCCTCCTCGGACGGCCGGGTCCCGAGCACGCCGATGCAGCCGGTGGTGAACGGGTGGTCGTCGGGCACGGCCGCCTTGCCCGGCAGGGACTTGACCACCGGCCCGGCGACGGCGTCGGCCACGGCCAGGAGCTCGTCCCTGGCCTCGAGGCCGCCCGCCCCGACCAGCAGCGCGACCCGCGAGCCCTGGTTGAGCACGTCGGCGGCCCGGGATAGATCGGCGTCGGGCGGGACCCCGGGCCCGGCGGTGAACAGCGGGGCCGTCGGCGGGGTCCCGGTCGGGGTGGTCAGCATCCATGGGCTGGTCTCGGCCGCCGTGTCCTCCAGGCCCGGCGGGAAGGTGATGTGGGACACCGTGCCCCTGGCCAGGGCGTGGCCGATGCCGATGTCGACCACGGCCGGGATCTGGACGGGCACGTTGACGCGCACGTTGTAGTCGGCGACGTCGTCGAAGGCCGACTCGAGGGCCAGCTCCTGCTGGAAGCTGGTCCCGAGCAGCCGGATCTCCTGGCTCTCGGTGATGGCCAGGACCGGTTGGTGGTCGAGCTTGGCGTCGTACAGCCCGCCCAGCAGCCGCAGCGCCCCCGGGCCGGAGGTGGCCAGGCAGACCCCGACCCGGCCGGTGGCCTTGGCGTACCCGGCGGCCATGAGGGCGGCCGCCTCCTCGTGGTGGACCAGCACCAGCTGGATCCGTCCGCCGTGGCGCCCGAACGCCTCGACCACGCCGTCGGCGCGGTCGGCCGGCAGCCCGAAGACGGTGTCGACCCCCCAGTCGACCAGCCGACCGACCAGCAGGTCCGCGGTGAGCTTCCGCACCAGGCTCCCTCCCCGAGCTTGGCGTCTAACCGAATGGTCTGGAAGCTACACGATTGTGGGTGATCGTCTCGATCAGCGACTGTTGACGACGTCGGCCAGGGTCTTGAGGAGCAGGTGGGTCGAGGTGGCGCCTGGGTCCTGGTGGTCGCGGGAGCGCTCGCCGAGGTAGCTGGCCCGTCCCTTGCGGGCGATCATCGGGATGGTGGCCTTCATGCCGGCCTCGGCGGCCGCGGCGGCGTCGTCCAGGGCCGGGCCCAGCTCCTTGCCCTCGGCCAGGGCGGCGTCCAGCGCCTCAAGGGCCGGGTGCCCGGCGTCCAGCATCGTCTTGTCCTCGAGCTGGGCCTTGCCCCTGGCGACCACGCTGTCGTACCCGGCCCGCAGCGCGGCCGCCAGCCGCTCGTCCTCGACCTCGGTCGCGTCGCCCAGCTCCTTGCCCATGCCGAGGAACAGCGACCCGTACAGCGGGCCCGAGGCCCCGCCGACCTTGCCGATCAGGGCCATCCCGACCGCCTTGAACACGCCCCCGAAGTCCTTGTCGCCCTCGAGGCCGTCGAGGCGCTGGACGGCCGCCTTGAATCCCCGGTTCATGTTGGTGCCGTGGTCGCCGTCGCCGATGGCCGAGTCCAGCCTGGTCAGGGTGGCCGCGTGCTCCTCGATCACGGACGCCGCCGACCTGACCCAGGCCTCCGCCTGGGCCACCGAGAACACCGGCTACACCCCCCAGCGCAGCGCCGGGGTGTGCACCGGGGCGTCCCACAGCCGGGTCTTCTCGTCGTCCAGGCGCAGGATGGTGACCGAGGCGCCCTGCATCTCCAGGGAGGTGATCAGCGGGCCGATCAGGTGCCGCGCCACCTGCACGCCGCCCTCGTCCAGGAGCTGGAGGACGCGCCGGTAGATCACGTACAGCTCGGCCAGGGGCGTGCCGCCCATGGAGTTGACGAACAGCAGCACCTGCTCGCCCGAGCTGAGCCCGAGGTCCTCGATCACCGGCCGGGCCAGCCGGTCGGTGAGCTGGTCGGCGCTCTCCATCTTGATCCGCTCGCGGCCCGGCTCGCCGTGGATGCCGATGCCGATCTCGACCTCGTCGTCGGGCAGGTCGAAGGTGGGCGACCCGGCCGCCGGGACCGTGCACGAGGTGAGGGCCAGCCCCATCGAGCGCACGTTGGCGTTGACGTCGCGGGCCAGGTCGGCCACGGACTGGAGGTTGGCGCCCTCCTCGGCCTTGGCCCCGACGATCTTCTCCATCAGCACGGTCCCGCCGACCCCGCGCCGTCCCTGGGTGTACAGCGAGTCCTTGACGGCCACGTCGTCGTCCACGACCACGCTCTCGACCTCGACCCCGGCGTCCCGGCCCAGGTCGGCCGCCATCTCGAAGTTCATCACGTCGCCGGAGTAGTTCTTGACGATGTGGAGCACCCCGGCCCCGCCGTCCACCTTCTTGGTCGCCCACTCCATCTGGTCGGGCGTCGGCGAGGTGAACACCTCGCCCGGGCAGGCCGCGTCCAGCATCCCCTTGCCCACGAACCCGCCGTGCATCGGCTCGTGCCCCGACCCGCCCCCGGAGATGACCCCGACCTTGCCCTGCACGGGAGCGTCGGTCCGGAAGACGACGAACGGGTCGTAGTTGACGTCGATGAGGTCGCCGTGGGCCTTCTGCATGCCCTCGAGCGACTCCTTGACGAAGTCGTCCACCGAGTTGATCAGTTTCTTCACGCCGGCCTCCACGGTTGCTCGATCGATGCGATGGCCCGGCGGGGACAGCCCCGCCGGGCCGACCCCGGCAACGGATCTAGTCGACCCACCCCCGGGTCCGCTCGATGGCCTTCTTCCACTGGGCGTAGCCGGTCTCGCGCTGGTCCTCCGACCACTGCGGCTCGAAGGTCCGGTCCACCTGCCAGTTCTCGCGCATCTCGTCCAGCGAGGACCAGTAGCCGGTGGCCAGCCCGGCCAGGTAGGCCGCGCCCAGCGCGGTCGTCTCCTGGACCTGCGGCCGGATCACCGGGATCCCGAGGACGTCGGCCTGGAGCTGCATGAGGAAGTTGTTCTTGACCGAGCCGCCGTCGACCCGCAGGTCCTCCAGGCGCTTGCCGGAGTCCTGCTCCACCGCCTCGACCACGTCGCGGCTCTGGTAGCACTCGGACTCGAGCGTCGCCCGGACCAGGTGGGCCCGGTTCACGTAGCGGGTCAGGCCGACGATCACGCCGCGGGCGCGCTCGTCCCAGTAGGGGGCGAACAGCCCCGAGAACGCGGGCAC
The DNA window shown above is from Actinomycetota bacterium and carries:
- a CDS encoding thiamine pyrophosphate-binding protein, encoding MRKLTADLLVGRLVDWGVDTVFGLPADRADGVVEAFGRHGGRIQLVLVHHEEAAALMAAGYAKATGRVGVCLATSGPGALRLLGGLYDAKLDHQPVLAITESQEIRLLGTSFQQELALESAFDDVADYNVRVNVPVQIPAVVDIGIGHALARGTVSHITFPPGLEDTAAETSPWMLTTPTGTPPTAPLFTAGPGVPPDADLSRAADVLNQGSRVALLVGAGGLEARDELLAVADAVAGPVVKSLPGKAAVPDDHPFTTGCIGVLGTRPSEEAMEGADTLLLVGTSFPWPANVPDPAKVRAVQIETDPARLGGSDATEVTLLGDAAETLGALLPLLRRKTDRGFLEQAQTGMAAWRERLHELEDQTRDPIQPQYLMRVVDRWAAPDAILASDSGTVATWSARHFDVRGDRHYLLSANLATIAAGVPYAIAAQWAHPGRCCIAVTGSDGFAKVMGELLTAIQYRLPVKVVVSNVSSLGHRLRSGDHDAAGGPADFATWAGANGALGLRVDRAAEVEPAVRRAFTTPGTALVDVRVNPEEHPRPAVAGGA
- the dhaL gene encoding dihydroxyacetone kinase subunit DhaL, with amino-acid sequence MFSVAQAEAWVRSAASVIEEHAATLTRLDSAIGDGDHGTNMNRGFKAAVQRLDGLEGDKDFGGVFKAVGMALIGKVGGASGPLYGSLFLGMGKELGDATEVEDERLAAALRAGYDSVVARGKAQLEDKTMLDAGHPALEALDAALAEGKELGPALDDAAAAAEAGMKATIPMIARKGRASYLGERSRDHQDPGATSTHLLLKTLADVVNSR
- the dhaK gene encoding dihydroxyacetone kinase subunit DhaK → MKKLINSVDDFVKESLEGMQKAHGDLIDVNYDPFVVFRTDAPVQGKVGVISGGGSGHEPMHGGFVGKGMLDAACPGEVFTSPTPDQMEWATKKVDGGAGVLHIVKNYSGDVMNFEMAADLGRDAGVEVESVVVDDDVAVKDSLYTQGRRGVGGTVLMEKIVGAKAEEGANLQSVADLARDVNANVRSMGLALTSCTVPAAGSPTFDLPDDEVEIGIGIHGEPGRERIKMESADQLTDRLARPVIEDLGLSSGEQVLLFVNSMGGTPLAELYVIYRRVLQLLDEGGVQVARHLIGPLITSLEMQGASVTILRLDDEKTRLWDAPVHTPALRWGV
- a CDS encoding FGGY-family carbohydrate kinase is translated as GALGGEVPIAGDAGDQQAALFGQACFDVGQAKNTYGTGNFLLQNTGQQVVPSKSGLLTTGFYALEKGNSFYALEGSIAITGAAVQWLRDNLKMIANAAETEEIAQSVEDSGGAIFVPAFSGLFAPYWDERARGVIVGLTRYVNRAHLVRATLESECYQSRDVVEAVEQDSGKRLEDLRVDGGSVKNNFLMQLQADVLGIPVIRPQVQETTALGAAYLAGLATGYWSSLDEMRENWQVDRTFEPQWSEDQRETGYAQWKKAIERTRGWVD